In Lascolabacillus massiliensis, a single genomic region encodes these proteins:
- a CDS encoding L,D-transpeptidase: MRKLFSVRIDTTSIILYLFTFLIFTACNEFKNDSEGIIDDFISVTDSITEVVETVKILSASDINLTKEIQFEKYILDDQYEYEDTIRYFQWNKIKEKIAHIENEININSDSKKFVVFSNYKNMNGEAPTVPDFVRNEYRRVSDHYGIERYQSVPLYSIQGDTVLVRYGRDGWIAKIIDNDTTEMIRVKGVSFDGEYLIPNRYLINWGDSIKINQVIAVDVTNQNISVIEKRDNTWNILSMNPATTGVHKPPYASETPIGIFAIQDQKEKMFYTKDGSNEIAGYAPYASRFTNGAYIHGVPTQLPQTRIIEWSNTLGTTPRSHMCVRVASSQAKFVFDLITVKEAVVVVID, encoded by the coding sequence ATGAGAAAACTGTTTTCTGTTCGCATAGATACTACCTCAATAATTTTATACCTGTTCACATTCCTGATTTTTACCGCATGTAATGAATTTAAAAATGACTCTGAAGGTATTATAGATGATTTTATATCAGTTACAGACTCAATAACTGAAGTAGTAGAAACAGTCAAGATATTATCTGCATCTGACATCAATTTAACTAAAGAGATTCAGTTTGAGAAATATATACTTGATGATCAGTATGAATATGAGGATACCATAAGATATTTTCAATGGAATAAAATAAAAGAAAAAATCGCTCACATTGAAAATGAGATCAACATAAACAGCGACTCAAAAAAGTTTGTGGTTTTCAGTAATTACAAAAATATGAATGGTGAAGCCCCAACTGTTCCAGACTTTGTAAGGAATGAATACAGGAGAGTATCAGATCATTATGGTATAGAACGATACCAGTCAGTACCTCTTTACAGTATTCAAGGAGATACAGTACTTGTACGTTATGGCAGAGATGGCTGGATAGCAAAAATTATTGATAATGATACAACAGAAATGATTAGAGTAAAAGGTGTCTCATTTGATGGAGAATATCTTATTCCTAACCGCTATTTGATAAACTGGGGCGATAGCATTAAAATCAATCAAGTTATTGCTGTAGATGTAACTAATCAGAATATTTCTGTTATAGAAAAAAGAGATAATACCTGGAATATACTAAGTATGAATCCGGCAACTACCGGAGTTCATAAGCCTCCATATGCTTCAGAAACCCCAATTGGCATATTCGCAATACAGGATCAAAAAGAGAAGATGTTCTACACAAAAGATGGATCAAATGAAATTGCAGGATATGCTCCATATGCATCCCGATTTACCAATGGAGCTTACATTCATGGAGTTCCTACCCAATTACCCCAAACCAGGATAATTGAATGGAGCAATACACTTGGCACAACACCACGCTCACATATGTGTGTGAGAGTTGCTTCATCGCAGGCGAAATTTGTATTTGACCTTATAACTGTGAAAGAGGCAGTTGTTGTTGTAATTGATTAA
- a CDS encoding heavy-metal-associated domain-containing protein — translation MKSVTLQLETLTCPSCIQKIEGALKGLDGIDPESVKVMFNSSKAKVNYDEEKVSIEKIEKSISRLGYKIEKSKV, via the coding sequence ATGAAATCAGTTACTTTACAACTAGAAACACTTACCTGCCCATCTTGCATACAGAAGATAGAGGGTGCATTAAAGGGTCTTGATGGAATTGATCCGGAAAGCGTTAAAGTGATGTTTAATTCCAGCAAAGCAAAAGTAAATTATGATGAAGAAAAAGTGTCAATAGAAAAAATAGAAAAATCCATTTCCAGGTTAGGTTATAAAATAGAGAAATCTAAAGTTTAA
- a CDS encoding CPBP family intramembrane glutamic endopeptidase → MNKKLALFIVITYAISWAAWLQILDKIESSPFESAPLVLLLFFIGAYSPTITAILLTAALEGKRGIKELFSRFRLKSVKKRWIIISLLVGPFIYSLAFVLYVLFDGSIGDVNYGLLPWLPIVFIVPIVFGPLAEEIGWRGYLLPILSPKSKPIQSSLLVGFIWALWHAPLFFAKSGTAISGFTITIPLVVLFFIAVIASSFIYTWAYNNTLGNLSIAIFIHLSMNSSGTIRGMLFPEMTLEESLQYYIYYTAVLCSVIIIGFIILRKKV, encoded by the coding sequence ATGAATAAGAAACTGGCGCTTTTTATAGTTATTACTTACGCAATATCGTGGGCCGCCTGGTTGCAAATACTTGACAAAATAGAGTCTAGTCCTTTTGAATCGGCACCTTTAGTTTTATTACTTTTTTTCATAGGAGCGTATAGTCCTACAATTACTGCAATTCTCTTAACAGCTGCCCTTGAAGGTAAAAGAGGAATAAAAGAGTTGTTTTCAAGGTTCAGACTAAAAAGTGTAAAAAAACGATGGATAATTATAAGTTTACTGGTAGGACCGTTCATATATAGCTTAGCATTTGTTTTATATGTACTTTTCGACGGTAGTATAGGAGATGTAAATTATGGACTTCTGCCATGGCTTCCGATTGTATTTATAGTACCAATAGTATTTGGCCCATTAGCAGAGGAAATTGGATGGAGAGGATATTTATTGCCTATTTTAAGTCCAAAATCTAAACCTATACAATCCAGTTTACTTGTTGGATTCATATGGGCATTATGGCATGCCCCACTATTTTTCGCAAAATCCGGAACAGCAATCAGTGGATTTACTATAACAATACCATTGGTTGTTCTCTTTTTTATAGCAGTTATAGCATCGAGTTTTATCTATACCTGGGCATATAACAACACGTTAGGTAATTTAAGCATTGCAATTTTCATACATTTAAGTATGAATTCCTCTGGAACAATTCGCGGTATGCTTTTCCCTGAAATGACATTGGAAGAATCTCTTCAATACTATATATATTACACAGCTGTGTTATGCTCTGTTATAATTATCGGTTTTATAATTTTAAGGAAAAAAGTATAA
- a CDS encoding heavy metal translocating P-type ATPase produces MQSFIFKNKNLITFLSAILITTAFISKWTVDNLYLFTWSLVIATVIGALPIALQAYQAIRIKVVSIDVLVTIAVIGAFLIQNYEESAIVTFLFLFGAYLEQRTLKHTRSAIKELTDMAPESALKMIENGEFIEIEVDDVNEGDLLLVKTGAKVPVDGRVISGEGYINEASITGESLPVNKEKDSMVYAGTILENGTLQIVADRVGEDTTFGRIIDLVEEAQDSKSQVEKFIDRFSKYYTPVVLILAFVVWIITNNIELAITLLVLGCPGALVIGVPVSNVAGIGNGARHGVLLKGSEVITEFSKVNSMVFDKTGTLTVGDPSVSETIYYTEDSAMVLSYLASIERESDHPLAKAILNELGEIELHNVENTEVVKGGGIVANINGQRIAVGNISLMEKEDVTLSDNVMADIDRLIKKGNSLVLTSVDGKLKLLIGIRDQIRFGVKKELSRLKKMGVKNLIMLSGDNQGAVDVISRELGLSEAYGDMLPEDKSAYINKLQSEGQIVAFIGDGVNDSPSLALANVGIAMGSGTDVAIETSDLVLMNSDFSRLTHALGLTKATSRNMKQNIVIALGVVLVLFTGLLFSGWVSMSVGMLVHELSILVVILNGMRLLGYKL; encoded by the coding sequence ATGCAAAGTTTTATATTTAAAAATAAGAATCTCATTACCTTTTTGAGTGCTATCCTTATTACAACTGCTTTCATAAGTAAATGGACAGTTGATAATTTGTATCTGTTCACCTGGTCTCTGGTTATAGCCACTGTAATTGGTGCACTCCCAATTGCACTACAAGCTTATCAGGCTATTAGAATAAAGGTAGTAAGTATAGATGTACTGGTCACAATAGCGGTGATTGGAGCTTTTCTTATACAGAATTATGAAGAATCAGCAATTGTTACTTTCCTATTCCTTTTCGGTGCTTATCTTGAACAACGTACTTTAAAACATACCCGTTCTGCTATTAAAGAGCTTACCGATATGGCTCCTGAAAGTGCTTTAAAGATGATAGAGAATGGTGAATTTATTGAGATAGAAGTGGATGATGTTAATGAGGGAGATCTGCTGCTTGTAAAAACTGGAGCAAAAGTTCCGGTAGACGGAAGAGTCATTTCCGGTGAAGGCTATATAAATGAAGCAAGTATAACAGGTGAATCATTGCCCGTAAATAAAGAGAAGGATTCAATGGTTTATGCAGGTACAATTTTAGAAAATGGTACTCTTCAGATAGTTGCTGACAGAGTAGGTGAGGATACCACGTTTGGAAGGATCATTGATTTGGTTGAAGAGGCTCAGGATTCTAAGTCGCAAGTTGAAAAGTTTATTGATCGATTCTCTAAATATTACACACCTGTTGTACTTATTCTTGCATTCGTCGTGTGGATTATTACCAATAACATAGAGCTGGCTATAACCTTATTGGTACTGGGATGCCCGGGGGCATTAGTGATAGGTGTGCCTGTATCTAATGTTGCCGGAATTGGTAATGGTGCCCGTCACGGTGTACTGTTGAAGGGGAGTGAGGTTATCACCGAGTTTAGCAAGGTTAATAGCATGGTTTTTGATAAAACCGGTACTTTGACTGTTGGGGATCCTTCTGTCTCAGAAACGATATACTATACAGAAGATTCTGCCATGGTACTAAGCTATCTTGCCAGTATTGAGCGTGAGTCTGATCATCCACTGGCAAAAGCGATTCTCAATGAGTTAGGTGAAATAGAATTACATAATGTTGAGAATACAGAGGTAGTTAAGGGTGGGGGAATTGTAGCCAACATTAACGGACAAAGGATTGCAGTTGGCAATATATCACTAATGGAAAAAGAAGATGTCACTTTAAGTGATAATGTAATGGCAGATATTGACCGTTTGATAAAGAAAGGCAATTCGCTGGTTCTTACATCTGTTGATGGAAAACTAAAACTTTTGATAGGGATAAGAGATCAAATACGGTTTGGAGTTAAGAAAGAGCTTAGCAGACTTAAAAAGATGGGAGTTAAAAATCTTATTATGCTTTCAGGGGATAATCAGGGTGCAGTTGATGTGATTAGTCGTGAACTTGGTCTCTCCGAAGCATATGGAGATATGTTGCCCGAAGATAAATCAGCCTATATTAATAAGCTACAGTCTGAAGGTCAGATTGTTGCATTCATCGGAGACGGTGTTAATGATAGTCCCTCTCTCGCTTTAGCCAATGTAGGCATTGCCATGGGAAGCGGTACAGATGTTGCTATAGAAACTTCGGATCTGGTTTTAATGAATTCAGACTTTAGCAGACTAACTCATGCTCTAGGATTGACAAAAGCAACATCCAGGAATATGAAACAAAATATTGTTATCGCTCTTGGAGTAGTCTTGGTGTTATTTACCGGGTTATTGTTTAGTGGCTGGGTTAGCATGTCTGTAGGAATGCTTGTACATGAATTAAGTATATTGGTTGTAATACTGAATGGCATGAGACTGCTTGGGTATAAGTTGTAA